One genomic segment of Gorilla gorilla gorilla isolate KB3781 chromosome 23, NHGRI_mGorGor1-v2.1_pri, whole genome shotgun sequence includes these proteins:
- the LOC101123878 gene encoding uncharacterized protein — protein MLYTTSLMRTVCKPSLMRTLYMTSLTRTLYKALLTRTLYTTSLMRTPYKTSPMRMLYMTSLMTPTRHANEDAVDDIAYKDTVQDIANQDAVYDIANEDVVYDIANEDALQDIANEVAVYDIANEDIVYDIANEDALYDITNEDAVYNIANEDAVYGIANEDAVYEFANKDAVYDIANEDTVQDICKKEDAANEPLTLENDTYPEITHFLRKKRHL, from the exons ATGCTGTACACGACATCACTAATGAGGACAGTGTGCAAGCCATCGCTAATGAGGACACTGTATATGACATCGCTAACGAGGACACTGTACAAGGCATTGCTAACGAGGACGCTGTACACAACATCGCTAATGAGGACACCATATAAGACATCACCAATGAGGATGCTGTATATGACATCGCTAATGACACCCACAAGGCATGCTAACGAGGACGCTGTAGACGACATTGCTTATAAGGACACCGTACAAGACATCGCTAACCAGGACGCTGTATACGACATCGCTAATGAGGACGTTGTATATGACATCGCTAATGAGGATGCTTTACAAGACATAGCTAATGAGGTTGCTGTATATGACATCGCTAATGAGGACATTGTATATGACATCGCTAATGAGGACGCTCTATACGACATCACTAATGAGGATGCTGTATACAACATCGCTAATGAGGACGCTGTATATGGCATCGCTAATGAGGATGCTGTATACGAATTCGCTAATAAGGACGCTGTATATGACATTGCTAATGAGGACACTGTACAAGACATCTGTAAAAAAGAAGATGCTGCCAAT GAGCCATTGACACTGGAGAATGATACGTACCCTGAAATAACTCACTTCCTGAGGAAAAAGCGCCATCTCTAG